The genomic segment TGGCGGTATTACTAATGATAATTATATCACACATCCAGAATTAACTGAGCAATCGTTTAGGGCAAACGAGATACCCGTCATACTGCAAAGAAACTGGAATAGAAACGATAATAAGCAGCTGTTTCTTACACATCGCTATGCGTTAGGTTTCTATAAAAAGGTAAAAATGACAGAGGACGAGATCAAAGCCCGACAGTTTGCCGAAACAGACAGTATGCGTGCCGAGATTCAGAAAATGGACTCGACAGAACAGTATATGAAACAGGAATTTGTGCCTGTAACGAGTTTTATCCATACACTTGAACTGGGCGACTACGAGCGACGTTATTTAGCATACGATACGCCCAAAAAGTACTATAAATGGGCATGCGAATATCCTTATGAAGATTATACAGGTGACTCCATCTGTGACATCACCAGTCATTTCGCCATGAAGAATACGATGGCCGTCGCACTGCTTGAGGGATTCAACAAATATGTTCCCGCAGGATTAAAGGTCTTTGCAGCACATGAAATCAGACGATTCAAGTTGCCAGCATACGATGAAAACGGCAATGCTTTTATGCAACGTTACAACGAACACAATGTTAGCATAGGCGCTCAAATCCGCAAATCACTTGGACATACCCTGCACTATGACTTGTTGGGCGAGACATGGCTCGTTGGCGAAGATGCTGGTCAGATGAAACTTGATGCCTCTGCCGATTTGAATTTCGCTTTCCTTGGCGACACGGTTCGCCTCATGGCCAAAGGATATGTTCATCGTTTGAATCCTACATTCTATGAGCGAAATTATAATTCGAAGCACTTCGGCTGGAACAACAACCTGGACAAGGAGACAAGAACTCGCATTGAAGGAACCTTCACTTACGAAAAAACGAACACAAGCCTTCGCCTGGCAGTAGAGGAAATACAGAATTACACTTATCTGGGAATGTCATACGTGCGTAGCGACGAAACAATTAGGAATCTCACAGCCAGTTTTTATCAACATGGAGGCAACCTGAATGTAATGACTGCCCAGTTGGATCAGAAGATTCGCTTAGGCATTCTGCATTGGGACAACCTTATTACGTACCAGTCTTCATCAAACGAAGATGTTCTACCCTTGCCTACCCTCAATGTATTCTCGAATCTCTACTTAGATTTCATGATAGCCAAGGTTCTCAAAGTTGAGCTTGGCGGCTCCGCAACGTGGTTCACATCATATAAAGCTCCTGAGTTCTGCAGCGCCCTAAACCAGTTTGCAGTACAGAAGAATCAGAATTCAATTACGGAGATTGGTAATTTTCCATTTATCGACCTCTATGCAAATCTGCATCTGAAGCATGCACGATTCTTCTTGCTCATGCAAAACGTGGCTTCAAACTCATTCCGCAAGCAGTATTTCCTGACGCCTCACTATCCGATGAATGCTTCAGTTCTACACTTCGGAATATCATGGAATTTCTTTAATTAATATATTATCAGAATCTGCATTGCATTTTACAATCCGTTACTATATTGTTTTCAGACAGTAAATATGCTATTTAAGAATCAAAAGTATGATGTTTACGAGCCGTAAATATCATACTTTTGTTTTATAGACATAAGGACTTATTTAATCACAATCCTTTCTAGTCTAGAACTGGAAATATATAAATGGTTGAATCTCGCTACTTTTCACCTGAATAACAATGAAGATGACTAACGCTATGAGCAATGCGCAAACAATAACACCACCGCGTTTTAACATTAAAATAAAACCTTCTTGCCATGAGTCAGGAACAAAATGCAAGACGTAACCTCCAACTATCATGGCAAATACTATCCAATATCCAGAAATGATCTGAGGGAAAAGCTCTGGATGGAAATCGTACAAGATCTGAGTAATCATCGTCCATGAATCAACGAACGTATGATTACGGAAAAATATCCAGCAGAATGCCACGAAATGAAAGGTGAGAACAACAGCCATAAACCAACGAATACCTGAGCTTTGGTAATGTTTGTCGTGGTGAAAGACGTGCTCTCTGGTCCACTTATGTATGGCAAGTGCAATGCCGTGCATACCACCCCAAGCAATGAAATTTAGACTGGCTCCATGCCACAAGCCACCCAGTAGCATGGTAATAATAAGGTTGACATATTGTCGAACCTTACCCTTTCTATTTCCTCCCAACGAAATATAAATGTAGTCTCTAATCCATGTAGAAAGAGAAATATGCCAACGACGCCAGAAATCTGTAATACTCACCGATTGATAAGGAGAATTAAAGTTCTGGGGGAAGGTAAATCCCAACAAGAGAGCTATACCTATGGCCATATCCGAATAGCCTGAGAAGTCACAGTAAATTTGCAGAGCGTAGCCATAGACGCCGAGTAGATTCTCTATACCACTATATAATGCCGGGTTATCAAAGATGCGATCAACATAATTGAGTGATATATAATCGCTGATAACTGCTTTCTTAAACAGACCTATAACAATGAAATAACAGCCACGTGCAAACATATCGCTTGTCACCGTAATTGGTTTTCGAATCTGAGGTGCAAAATCTCTTGCGCGAACGATGGGGCCAGCCACCAGTTGAGGGAAGAACGATACATAAAAAGCGTAATCCAATAATGATGGCAGGGGCTTAAGATCGCCACGATATACATCAATGACATAGCTCATGCTCTGAAAAGTGAAGAAAGAGATGCCCACTGGCAGAAAGATATCCCATGGTTGGAAATTGGCACCAACCATCTGCGTCCACATGCCTACAAAGAAATTGGTGTATTTAAAATAGCCTAGCAAACCAAGGTCAATAATTAAGCTCAAGGCAACAAGCCAGCGTGAACGATGACGCGCTATACAATGTGCAATAAGATAGTCGCTAAGTGTTACGACAGCTAACAAACAGAAATAGAAACCACTGCTCTTATAATAAAAATAATAGGAAAAAGCTGTGACGAACAAAAGGCGTAGGTTAAGCTGCCGCTGCAATAGCATATATATAAAGCTGAATCCCAAAAACAAAATAAGGAACAAGCCAGTTGAAAAAATCATTGGCTCGTCGGGATGGTATGTCAGCAGTTCAATAATTCTGTCTTTCATTGATGTATACTTTTGTATCTGTCGTAGCCCGAATTCAAATAGTTGACAATCAAAGTGCCCAAACGACGACCGCCAGCAATAGTCAGGTGAGTATAATCCTTATTGGCCAATCCTTGATCCACAAGGGCTTTCATACTCTCACGTCCACCCATAGCCTCGAAAAGATTAAAGAATGCCGTGTGATGTTCGGCTGCCATAATCTGCTGATAAGCTACCAGGCTCTCAACGCCAAGCATCGTTCGTATACCAGCTGCCGTTCGTTGATCGCGATCTGGCATACTAACAACAAGGATACTGGCCTCCGGAAAAGACTCACGCAAATGTTCTATGGCTTTCCCCATCTGACTTGTATAGGCTTTATAATTGGCCGCATGACTCTTTTCGTTCACCACATTAAGACCAAAATGAATGATAATGAGGTCGTAAGGGCGCACAGAGGCAAACTCACTGAGGACTTTCCGGGGCATATCTTTCAGACTGACTCCCGATGAGCCACGCATGCTGAAATTGTCAACAACAACGCCAGATTCACTTTCAAGGGCTACACCATATAAATAGGTATTAGGACTGATGTCCGACAAGCAATAACTAATGCTATGGGTGCCTTTACGATAATTCTTGATGGTTTGCAACCCCTCGCCAGGACTAACATATTCCTCATGAATAGAATCATTATTTATGCTCGTGGAAACAGAAAAGCCACCGGATGTGCGAAAGAAAAACGTAGACAACGACCATGTATTCAAATGTTTACGAGCAGAAACGCCTTTGTATGAAAACCCAGCATCACCCTGAGCAATGAAATATCGTTGGGCTATACTCTCTACTTGTTTGTCAAATGGAAGCTTTACCACTTCATATTCGTCAATGCCATAGAATGAATGTCGTACTGTTTGACGGAATGTTGCAACCTGACTTCCACAATCTATCCACCCCACTCCGCTTCCGCCGTATATTGTCTGCAGCTGTTCACGGATATCACACGAGAGTATATCCCCCTCAACAAAAGAGTCGCCAAAATAGGCAATTCGTAAAGGTCTGCCAAGTTCTTTAATATGATTCAGCTGAGAATAGAAATGTGACAACCCATCATCAACTACATTTTCGCAAGTACTATCAGCAGAAGCCTGAGAGACCGAAATTGTTGGTATATGGTCAATGGCATCACGCTCCCTGATGTATTCAGGAAGAACGTCACTAAGGATGTTAACTTTGCGAAGTTCTGTATCGCCAATATGCAAGGTTGGCATGAGATGAAGCGCCAACAAAATGACTACCACCAAACCAACGAGTACAAAAGTACGCGCACTATCATTCATTCGTTAGGAAACGGTCGATAACCTCTATACCTTTTTGCGTGCAAATGCCACGAAATGATATAAATAACATGTTGTTGAAAATGTCCTTCACAGGATACTGATTATATAGGCGTGTACGACGTACATACTGACTTAGTGCATCAAACATAATGATAACGATATCAATGTCTACGTCCTTACGGAAGTAACCCTCTTCTACGCCACGAACAATAAACTGTTTCTGCAAGACACGGTCACGTTCATGTTGCTCCTCAAGATAAGACATTACTTTGGGAAACTTCTCCAGGTCCGAATAGAACTGAGGGGTGACTTGCTTGAACTGCTCTATCTTAATCTTATAGATGTTCAGAATAATATCAATCACGTTGTCATGTTGGCTCATCATCGTCAACATTTCACGCTCATCCTGAGCCTTTGCCTTCTTGATACATTCATAAAGCAGAATCTCCTTGTTTTCATACAACTCGTATAGCGTACGCTTAGATATATTAAGTCCCTTTGCAATATCATCCATCTTAACCGACTTGATGCCGCGCTGGGCAAAATCTAGCATGGCTGAATCAAGGATTTTGCTCTTCAATGACAACCTGTAAGTAGATAAAACCTTTATTTCTTGCATATCTATTTATTTTATAATGCAAAGGTACAAAAAAGATAAATAAAGTGTTGCTATTTTCACGAGATTTTTGTAATTTTGCGCTGCATTTTTAACATGATTCATTAATATGGCAAAAATTACAAAAGAGGCTGCCTTGGAGTATCATGAGAGCGGCAGACCTGGAAAAATTGAAGTAAAGCCCACAAAAGCTTACAGGACACAAACAGACCTTTCACTCGCTTATTCGCCCGGAGTGGCTTATCCCTGCTTGGAAATTCAGGAGAAGCCAGACGACGCATATAAATATACGGATAAAGGAAACCTAGTGGCCGTAATCTCGAATGGTACCGCAGTTCTGGGCCTTGGCGACATCGGTGCTCTAAGTGGCAAACCTGTGATGGAAGGTAAGGGTTTGCTCTTTAAGATTTATGGTGGTATTGATGTGTTCGACATTGAAGTCAACGAGAAAGACCCAGAGAAATTCTGTGAGGCCGTTGAACGTATCGCTCCCACTTTCGGAGGAATAAACCTTGAGGATATTAAGGCTCCTGAGTGTTTCTACATCGAGGAACGTCTGAAGCGTACACTTGACATTCCCGTAATGCACGACGACCAACATGGTACAGCCATTATTAGTGCTGCAGGATTAAAGAATGCGCTTGAAGTTAATGGCAAAGATATCAAGAAAGTACGCATCGTGGTAAACGGTGCAGGTGCAGCTGCTATCTCATGTACGAAACTATATATGGCCATTGGCGCCCAAAAGGAAAACATTGTCATGCTCGATTCCAAGGGTGTCATATCAACAGAACGCAAAGACCTGAATGAACAAAAGAAGTTCTTTGCCACCAACCGTACTGATATTCATACCTTAGCAGAAGCGGTTGTTGGTGCTGATGTCTTTGTAGGACTGTCTAAAGGTAATGTATTAACACAGGACATGGTGCGTTCGATGGCAAAAGATCCCGTTATCTTTGCGTTGGCAAATCCTGTTCCAGAGATTTCATACGAAGATGCAATGGCCGCTCGTCCCGATGTGTTGATGTCAACAGGACGTACGGACTATCCCAACCAGATTAACAATGTAATCGGCTTCCCTTACATCTTCCGCGGCGCGCTCGATGTACATGCAACAGCTATCAACGAAGAAATGAAGCTGGCGGCCGTTCACGCCATTGCCGATTTGGCAAAGCAGCCTGTTCCCGATGTTGTGAACGACGTTTATAAAGTGAACAATCTGAAGTTTGGTCGCGACTATTTCATTCCTAAACCTGTAGATCCACGACTTATCTCTGAAGTGAGTGCGGCTGTGGCAAAAGCTGCTATTGATAGCGGCGTTGCACGTAAGAC from the Prevotella sp. E15-22 genome contains:
- a CDS encoding MBOAT family protein — protein: MKDRIIELLTYHPDEPMIFSTGLFLILFLGFSFIYMLLQRQLNLRLLFVTAFSYYFYYKSSGFYFCLLAVVTLSDYLIAHCIARHRSRWLVALSLIIDLGLLGYFKYTNFFVGMWTQMVGANFQPWDIFLPVGISFFTFQSMSYVIDVYRGDLKPLPSLLDYAFYVSFFPQLVAGPIVRARDFAPQIRKPITVTSDMFARGCYFIVIGLFKKAVISDYISLNYVDRIFDNPALYSGIENLLGVYGYALQIYCDFSGYSDMAIGIALLLGFTFPQNFNSPYQSVSITDFWRRWHISLSTWIRDYIYISLGGNRKGKVRQYVNLIITMLLGGLWHGASLNFIAWGGMHGIALAIHKWTREHVFHHDKHYQSSGIRWFMAVVLTFHFVAFCWIFFRNHTFVDSWTMITQILYDFHPELFPQIISGYWIVFAMIVGGYVLHFVPDSWQEGFILMLKRGGVIVCALLIALVIFIVIQVKSSEIQPFIYFQF
- a CDS encoding putative porin, whose product is MSLAPYRLFLIAAFILVGGINISAQDDFDAFNQPDEISTYGARNHTFNPHGNDSTKQDKEIPIGLKVWTIDRKFGDIIKADIDTMPHLFPQSTLGTGRYGQFNTVGSNYTARQNRIFIDRKEKSQFLFLDVYDQVHKQPDEWHFTNSLSPITNLTYDNCGDKQDGEDHLNAKFAVNAGKKLGFGFDLDYAYARGYYQNQSISHFGATFWTAYLADQYQLHALFSTFHEKATENGGITNDNYITHPELTEQSFRANEIPVILQRNWNRNDNKQLFLTHRYALGFYKKVKMTEDEIKARQFAETDSMRAEIQKMDSTEQYMKQEFVPVTSFIHTLELGDYERRYLAYDTPKKYYKWACEYPYEDYTGDSICDITSHFAMKNTMAVALLEGFNKYVPAGLKVFAAHEIRRFKLPAYDENGNAFMQRYNEHNVSIGAQIRKSLGHTLHYDLLGETWLVGEDAGQMKLDASADLNFAFLGDTVRLMAKGYVHRLNPTFYERNYNSKHFGWNNNLDKETRTRIEGTFTYEKTNTSLRLAVEEIQNYTYLGMSYVRSDETIRNLTASFYQHGGNLNVMTAQLDQKIRLGILHWDNLITYQSSSNEDVLPLPTLNVFSNLYLDFMIAKVLKVELGGSATWFTSYKAPEFCSALNQFAVQKNQNSITEIGNFPFIDLYANLHLKHARFFLLMQNVASNSFRKQYFLTPHYPMNASVLHFGISWNFFN
- a CDS encoding TetR/AcrR family transcriptional regulator, which encodes MQEIKVLSTYRLSLKSKILDSAMLDFAQRGIKSVKMDDIAKGLNISKRTLYELYENKEILLYECIKKAKAQDEREMLTMMSQHDNVIDIILNIYKIKIEQFKQVTPQFYSDLEKFPKVMSYLEEQHERDRVLQKQFIVRGVEEGYFRKDVDIDIVIIMFDALSQYVRRTRLYNQYPVKDIFNNMLFISFRGICTQKGIEVIDRFLTNE
- a CDS encoding GDSL-type esterase/lipase family protein translates to MNDSARTFVLVGLVVVILLALHLMPTLHIGDTELRKVNILSDVLPEYIRERDAIDHIPTISVSQASADSTCENVVDDGLSHFYSQLNHIKELGRPLRIAYFGDSFVEGDILSCDIREQLQTIYGGSGVGWIDCGSQVATFRQTVRHSFYGIDEYEVVKLPFDKQVESIAQRYFIAQGDAGFSYKGVSARKHLNTWSLSTFFFRTSGGFSVSTSINNDSIHEEYVSPGEGLQTIKNYRKGTHSISYCLSDISPNTYLYGVALESESGVVVDNFSMRGSSGVSLKDMPRKVLSEFASVRPYDLIIIHFGLNVVNEKSHAANYKAYTSQMGKAIEHLRESFPEASILVVSMPDRDQRTAAGIRTMLGVESLVAYQQIMAAEHHTAFFNLFEAMGGRESMKALVDQGLANKDYTHLTIAGGRRLGTLIVNYLNSGYDRYKSIHQ
- a CDS encoding NADP-dependent malic enzyme; the encoded protein is MAKITKEAALEYHESGRPGKIEVKPTKAYRTQTDLSLAYSPGVAYPCLEIQEKPDDAYKYTDKGNLVAVISNGTAVLGLGDIGALSGKPVMEGKGLLFKIYGGIDVFDIEVNEKDPEKFCEAVERIAPTFGGINLEDIKAPECFYIEERLKRTLDIPVMHDDQHGTAIISAAGLKNALEVNGKDIKKVRIVVNGAGAAAISCTKLYMAIGAQKENIVMLDSKGVISTERKDLNEQKKFFATNRTDIHTLAEAVVGADVFVGLSKGNVLTQDMVRSMAKDPVIFALANPVPEISYEDAMAARPDVLMSTGRTDYPNQINNVIGFPYIFRGALDVHATAINEEMKLAAVHAIADLAKQPVPDVVNDVYKVNNLKFGRDYFIPKPVDPRLISEVSAAVAKAAIDSGVARKTIDDWEQYKDSLSVLLGQETKLTQKLYATAAAHPQRVVFAEAIHPTMLKAAVQAKSEGICQPILLGNDEVIEKMARQMDLNLDGIEIVNLRHPKEQERRERYARILTEKRQRDGYTFQEANDKMFERNYFGMMMVETGDADAFITGLYTKYSNTIKVVNEVIGIRPEYNHFGTMHIINSPKGTLYIADTLVNENPDTDTLVDISKLAATAVRFFNEKPVISMISHSNFGSSNSDGAQKVRDAVDKMQQLYPDLAIDGEMQINFALNRELRDEQYGFSRLKGKDVNTLVFPNLTSARASYKMLQMLDADVEIIGPIQMGLNKPIHFIDFGASVRDVVNIVAVATIDAYVDKVKTRINNRSI